The sequence CTGGACCAGAATAGTCCCAGAAAACAAACAAGTTAACTTTCAGCCAATGTAGGTTGGTGATTAGACTTTGACCCAGCCCTTACGTAGCCAGGAATCTTCCTGGGAGACCTGGGGTTTCTCTGCGCCAGGCTTTTCAATCTTGCAACTTTTCCAAATTCTTTGCGGTATCAAAATCGGCCCTTTCAAGCACTTCCtctgtcccccccctccctggggggggggatttcctttATTTACAAGTTCTACATTTTTCAttgtacagccactagatggtgctgtggtcaTTACATGTTGAGATTCaacttgccatttttaaaatagttgatttgtattgattttttaaacaaagaagACAACTTGGGAACGCATTGACTACCATCTGTCATCAGTATCACATATTACAACACAGAGATCGCCTCACTTATACTCGATTCATTTCTCAGCTTTTCCATAAAATCAATTTCAaatgaccattttttaaaaagctccattGCAAATAAAGCCGCGTAAATGGTCAAAAAGCACTGAAGAGACCTTGGAGGTTAACAACGTCATGTAAACGACCCGCAAATTTCCGTGAGTAATCAATCTTGACCGCaagataaaagccttgtgtagagaagcccatAGGCACAGCCACATTCTTTCAGCCTAGcccaactcacagggttgttctgggTTACCCCACATCAATGTGTGCAACCCTGAACATGTGTgttttctacattaaaaaaaaaatagaataaccATCAAAGTTAATGTTGAGAACAGGAAGGATTAATCATGTcaatcctctgtcagggatgctttagggtggattcctgcattgagcagggggttggactcaatggccttgtaggccccttccaactctgctattctatggttctatgtgtGTGTGGGATCTTCTTCAAAGCTCTTTATTTCTTTACTTCTAGCTGGAGATGTTTTCTACTGTGCCACCGTTGGATTACTTGTCCATCGAGGACTGCATGAACGAACACTCGGAAGAGGAAGATGACCAGTATTATTTGGCCATGGGAATCGCGGAGGGTGAAGAGCCATCTAAGGAGGTTGACAACGAAGAGGTCTACCTGAGTGCCTTTGATGATCTTAGCCCCTTAGCTTCTGAGTTACAGCATTTTCAGCAGCCTGAGGAAGACCAAGCCCCAAATTTCCCTCCCCCAGACAGTGTGTTGGAAGATCAACCCTTCAGCCTGGTTGGATGGACCTTGGCTCAGTCTGGGACGGAGCCTCAGCTAGGTCGCCGTCTAGCTCATGACCTGGAGTTAAGCCATTTGCACCTGGATCCAGAATTGGCCAACCCACCTGCGGAAGTCATCTGGCTCTCCAGAAGCAATTCCAATGAGTTGGAAATGCAGGTGAAAGATGGCGCCAGGTCTGCTACGCCAGAGCCCGTCTTGTCATTGCTGCAGGGAGAAGGTGCAGACGCCGGAGGTGGAAATGGCGTACTTGTGCAAGCGGGGGGTTTGGTGCAGTCTGCAGGCCCTGACGGAACTCCAGATCTTAGCTGCCAAAGATCTCCGGTTCTGGAGTGCGAAAACCAACCAGAGCTCGAAGATGAGTGGCAATTAACAGCTCAGATTGCTTCAGAGGCTGAGCAGGTGGAGTGGCCTCCTTGCATGGAGGCTGATGGTTCTACTCCAGAGGTGGCTGGAACATCTGGCCAAGACATGGCTTGTGGGCTCTCATTTCAAGAGCCGGAGCAGCTGCAGAGTGCAGAAGCTGCCCTTCGTCCTCAGTCGGCAGAAGCGCCTTCAAGCCTGGAAGAGGTGTCTGGGGTTGAGCTTCCCGCTTTGCTGGGCAATAGATCTGAAAAGGATCCTTTTGAGAGCTCTTGGAAGCTGCCCGCGAGGTCACTTGCCTGGGATCCTGAGCAGGCGGCTTCCTCTGGGGCAGACGTCCCCTTGCCGGACGTTGACTCCGATTCCTCGTCCCTCGCGGTTTCTTCTCCCAAGAGCTACCCGGGAAGTCTCCCGCACAAACTCCAGCCTGCGCCACCCGTGGGTGCTGAAGATGCCCTCAAGAGTGACCCCTCGGATGGAAGCGTCCACATGAAATTGACCTCCAGCACCATCAGGGTGCAGCAGGTGAAATCTTTCCCCGTCGTGCCTCCGAAGCCGCAGTTTGCCAAGGTCCCGCCTTCCTTAACGCCGAGAACGCCGACCAAGGAATCCTCCGCCGTATGGCCCAACCCGCCCCCGGCTAAGAACGGTGGGAGTGAGGTGAAGGGCGGGTCTCTGCACAGGGCCCTTCGCCCCACCAGCCTCGACACGTACTGCAGCGCCGCCGGCCTCGAGAAAAGGCCAGAagccctcctgcccccttccGAGGCACCCACCCCTTCGGCTAACCACGGCGGCGATTCGGAGGCCCTTCCGAAGCAGCGGAGTTCCATGCCTGTGTGTTTAGAAAGATACGGCAGAGATGGTGAGAGCGGAGGAGACGTGGCGCCCAAGCCCCTGCGCTCCCCGCCGGAGAAATGCAGCTTTTGGGCCCGGGGAGGTGAGCCCAACAGCGATGACCTCCACCTGGCAAAGAGCTCCTTGCCAGAGAGGAGCTCGGATGAACGCAGCGGCCACACCAAGAGCCAGGAGAACGCAAGCGGGCCCTCGCCACGGCCCGCCTCGGTGCCGGCTTTGACGGAGAAGCCTGCCGGCGTCGAGGCCTGTGAGGCCTCCCCACAGAAGCAGAGGTGGGCCACCTGGCGTAACGGGGGCAGCATGTCGTTTGACGAGGCGGTGGCCCTGGCCAAAGAGAGGCACGTGGCTCAGGCCCCCATGAGGCGGATGCAGACCTATTGCTACGGCGACGCAGAGGGACCCCACGGCCCGGGCCGGGCGGAGAAGCACCCCCCTCAGCCGAAACCTGCTCTGAAGCCTTTGGGGCAGCGGCCCCTGAGACCCCTGAGCTGCTTGGGCACCGCGACGCCCCCGGAGGCTCTCGCTTCGGGGAAGCCGCTCCTTACTCAAGCGTTGGTCGACGCCGGCCCGGAAGGGCCGCCCCCTCCAAGCTGGGACGCACACTCCTTCCCTCCAGATCTTCCCGCAAGAAGAAGGCTGAGCTTGCCAAGGATAGGGCGGTGCCCGTCCCTGTCCGAAGAGGCCTCTCACGCCCTGCCCCAGGAGCGGAGGTGACTGGTTTTGGGGGCTTCATTTCCAAAAACTGGCCTTCTAGCCTGCTAGGCTGTGTTGCGTCGGGGCCTAGGCCCAGCCCTGGGCACTCAGGTGCACCAGCAGGTGAGTCCTGCTAGAGCAAACCCTAGAAAAGTCTTGCTAGCAGCTAGATCAAACCAAGAGGCCATCCCGTCCAGCCACCACGGGCCCCCAGAAGCTGCAGCCGCCACACCATCCCTTGGGCTGGATTCCAGGTGTATATCCAAGCGAGCCAAGGGGATGGAGTGGATGCCACAGATGGCGAGAGCTCCGAGCTCCGCAGGTTAGAGTTTTCTCTAGAAATGCAGAGCACATTCTCTCTTGTAATAGTAGAAcccaatactagaacccaacttcatgggggtcatatcccatgaagccgattggtggaaGATGCAAGACTgatcaaaggaaggacgtcttcacaccgtgcagagttaaattatgaaattcgctaccacaagaccaTGATGGCCACCACATTGgattgtttttaaaggaagttagacaaattcctggagatgaaggccatccatggctactcatcctgatggctctgtgctacctctgatatccgaggcagtaagctggtatacaccagttgctggggaacatgggtgggagggcgctgttgtgCCCGTGTCacgcttgtggattcctggtcaacaactggtcggccacagcaggactcttcttatgttcttacatctcGGGTGGATAGATTTAAGTCAAGGCAATTGAAATGACCAACAGGGGGCAAAGATCTGTGTTAAATCACACTTAGCATTTTGAAACTTTTGTATTTTTTGTGCAAGCATGCATGCTATCTGGTTTCTATCACTATTAAAACATATTGATTGGTTTGCAACTAAATAGAAACTTTCTACAACTTAGCACCATAATCCCAAACCTTCGACCATATGCCCCACACGCCTTCTGCTCTGAAGGTTATATTTCCTTAGAGGCAAGAGACAGATTTCGGTTTGGCTCTCTCTTTAAACATGCAAGGATACTGAACAAGATCACTGACTTGAAGGTTAAGGCTCTAATCAAACGCACACTTATTGGGAGGTATTCAACGAAGTAAGACCTGCTTCTAAGAAAACAGGCACCTGCCCAGAAATATTTAGAAGCAAGGAATGGTAATTACCAGGCCAAAGTGTGTTGTAAAAGTTTGCTGTGCCACAACTGCCTTGCACACTTCTATCTGATTGCTAGGCTGCTGCACACTTCATTCTAATTGATAGGTTTTTGCCATTACCcgctatagggtgaccctatgaaaaggaggacagggctcctgtatttttaacagttgcacagaaaagggaatttcagcaggtgtcattggtatgcatgcagcccctggtgaaatcccctcttcatcacaacagttaaagatgcaagagcatTCTAGAgagaccagttacaaaagagggcagggctcctgcagctttaactattgggatgaagagggcatttcatcaggtgctgcattcatacaaatgacacctgctgaaatccccttttctatgcaactgttacagatacaggagcctggtcctcctttccatatggtcaccctacactaccccctttccccttctaactctggggctgagttcagacaacacactaatcaatgggggtggggggtaataggaacaaaatggaaaacaaccattgattagcgtgttgtctgaactcagcctgtgtAGGGGGATCCCAGAGCGGTGAGTTAGTGGGGAGGAAGTGACCAGCTGAGACCGTTCTTTGCCATGGGCAGGCAGCCGGCTTCCCTCTCACTTCCTTGTAGGTGCAAATAGGTAAGCACAGGTGGATGGGCCTGGGTGGGTAAGCAGGTGTGAAATGAAGCTTTGCTTGGGATTACCAGGTGCTCACACTCCGACCAAATTGGTTGGAAAGAAAATCTGTATTAAAGGAATATAATAATAACCAAAAAGGGAACGCTGAGTGGGTACTTGAAGATaaacaaggttaaaaaaaaaaaaaaacgcttgCTAAGCTAAACTCTTTGAGGTAGAATACCCACAATGCTGGGATCACCTGGAGGGCTGCCAAACACATAGCAACATTGATCaatggaagaggagaccaagcaAATCAGATTGAGAAAGGAACAAAGAACCATATCCCATTTTTATCGTGTTTGGGGGTGGGACAGGTTGGGGTGGGCAGGAGATGACCAATCAACAGGTTTCACCCCTCAGAGGAGCGGCACATAAACAGGAAGGCGTTCTTCACTTCTTCTGGGTCTAGAAGATGGACAATCAAAGCCTTAATTGGAAAGGAGATGTCTTTGGCTTTCCCTGGCAGACTGGCTTCATCCAAAGGCTTCCTGTTTCATGGATGTAGAAGCTCCGGGAAAGATGTGCGTTATTCAAAGCAGGCTATGCTAATCAAGGATGCTtgcagctttaaagataaagagcttctttacatgagtgatttattacacATTAGTGATTGACCATTCATGGAGATTTGCGGTCCTTTACAcgacgttgtcaacctccaggacttcTCCCGCTCTTTCCCGCTTTcagaaagatcagagataagctgtaaTAAGAGTTAATGGTGCCATATCGGCAGTGTGTAGTGGCGGTGTAGTGCTATAATGCAGCCACTAGATGGGGATGTTTCATTGAACATGTAGAGCAttgccaagaagggaagttttccattcCAAATCACATGTTCATTGTAGCCCGCTGTAAAACTGAAAAGACTCCGGAAGAAGAAAGGctggtaaggatgcaggatttttgcttatTGTAGACTAGGGATGCAGAACATCAGGCTTGGGACCCTGATTCCCCAGAAGTCCatgcccttccccccctccccctcaatgATTATTTGGTAGTTTCTCAGTTTATGTGcagtcccccctgccccaatttaaaactttgaaaTGCCCCTTCTAAGTcatagttactggcaataagagcttcaggctacaatatgctggcatttttagcCTGACCCTATTTGCTGCACCTGCCACTGGGACACAGCCCTCAAAAGCATTCCAAAAATGAAAATCTGCCTTTGGGTGAAAGAGATTTTGCACCCTCTGAAGGGCAGGTCGACATCAGATATGTTTCTTCACGAACTGGAAAGTAAACGTCCACCATGTTGTGCATTTGCATTGCGTACCTATTCATCATCAAAGAAGTGAACATGTTCCTGAGCTCAGGTGTGCTGATGACATGCTATGGGAGCACCAGATCACCCATTTGGACTCTGTGGATCACCCTGGAGAGGTACTGCAAGCCAGCCCTTTTTGGAGAGGAAAAGCACTGCATAAATTTGtgtataaatagggtgaccctatgaaaaggaggacagggctcctgtatctttaacagtggcatagaaaagggaatttcagcaggtgttatttgtatatatggagaacctggtgaaattccctcttcgtcacaacagttaaaggtgcaggggctatactagagtgaccagatttaaaagagggcagagctcctgcagctttaactgtggtgatgaagaggagatttcaccaggttctccatatatacaaacgacacctactgaaatttccttttgaatgcaactgttaaagatacaggagcctggtcctccttttcatagggtcaccctatgtataaataaataacaaatattatGGGCATCTCCTGGATCCTATTGCTTGTGATGATTGGATCGTCCCTGGGCTCAGTAGGAAGTCCACAGTAATAACAACATGACTCATAGGGTCATTTAATGATGCTCAGTCCCAGAAGTCCTGATCTTTCCTCACCCATGGTTATCTCTTTCACATGGAAACGCAGCCTTGAACAATGCAATTGATAAATTGTTATTCAGTTGTAAATGTAGACTTTAGCCTGCgtgaaattcaggaaatggaggCTTCAAAAGACTTGTGTCTGAAAAGAGTTTTTGTTGACCTCAGTTAATAAATGTTTAAGAgagtcaatggaacttatttccaggtaagtatgtataggattgcctcACTGGGTTGCTAAAATAACAAAAGAAACCAAGTCCAAATGGCATCAAGATTTAGCAGTTGGCATATTAATACACTACACACAACAAGCGGAGAGTGTAATTGTGTGTttgtggaaggtgtgtgtgtgttttcaaacagtagggtaaccatatgaaaaggaggacagggatcctatatgtttaacagttgtattgaaaaggaaatttcagcaggtgtcatttgtatatatggagaacctggtgaaattccctcttcgtcacaacagttaaagctgcaggagctctgccctcttttaaatctggtcactctagtatagcttattattattattattatttatttatatagcaccatcaatgtacatggtgctgtacagataacacagtaaatgcaacacatgcaaagggacacacacttgatctggttttctcgactggacaggaggatggtgatctggaagtgggggaactaacatctacccccttgtcatggtcggatcacttcctactgaggtttagactcccggcggcctttcccctctgcaagggtggggggcctattaaaatggtccgcccccggaggctaatggactccgatggattccagagggctctgggggattttcctgctgatatggccggtgctcctgtcgaagcccaggtcgctctgtggaatgcagagatgactcgggcggttgacacgatcgcgcccaagcgtcctctccctctgagcagagcccggtcagctccttggtatacatctgagctgagggcgatgaagcaagaggggagacggctagaacgcaggtggaggaaaactcgtgctgggtctgatcgaacacgggctagagctcactatcgagcctactctgtggcggtgagggtggcaaagaggcagttcttttccaccagcattgcgtcttctcggtgtcgtccggcggagcttttccgagtggttcgtggcctgttacactctgggccagggcgtgagatagttgaaccctcggtagcacgctgtgacgagtttgcacggcactttgaagataaagtcgctcagattcgtcatgaattggacaccacacttaatgcagcaccactagtagaggcgttcagagcgccgtccggctcagttttattggatgagtttcagttattgaggcccgaggatgtggacaaggtgcttggccaagtccggtcgaccacctgtgtgcttgacccttgcccctcgtggctcattacatcaaataaggaggggatcgccggctgggtccaggaggttgtaaatgcctccttgagagagggagtggtgccggcctctttaaaagaggcggtaattagaccactcctgaagaagcctaatctggacccggaagatgttaacaactacaggccggtggctaatatccctttcctgggcaaggtgcttgagcgggtggttgcaggacaactccaggcactcttgaatgaaacggattatctagatccatttcaatcgggtttcaggcctggttttggaacggaaactgccttggtcgccctgtgggatgacctctgtcgggagagagacagggggagtgcgaccctgttggttctcctggacctctcagcggccttcgataccatcgaccatggtatccttctggataggttgtctgagctgggagttggaggtactgcgttgcagtggttccgctcctacttggatggccgattccagaaggtggtgctgggggattattgctctgtgccgtggctcctaagccatggggttccgcagggctctattttatcccctatgctgtttaacatatacatgaagccgctgggggaggttatccggagatgtggactgaggtgtcatcaatatgcggatgacacccagctctacctttccttttcaacaaacccaggtgaggcagtgactgttctgaaccagtgcctgggcacggtaatggactggatgagggctaacaaactgagactcaatccagacaagacggaggtactgttagcgggtggttcatttgtccggcgaggtgatgtttgccctgtcctggacggggttgcactctccctaaaggatcgggtccgtagtttgggggtgctcttcgatccagaactgtcacttgaggcacaggtgaactcagtggcaaagagcaccttttatcagcttaggctgatataccaactgcgcccttatctggacagtgatagcctagctacagttatccatgctctgataacctctcgtttggattactgcaatgcgttatacgtggggctgcctttgaaaacggtccggaagcttcagctggtacaaaacagggcagcccgtttactaacagggactggctggcgagatcacattacgccagtccttttacaacttcattggctgccagtccaggtccgggcccgattcaaagtgctggtattgacatttaaagccctaaacggtttggggccaggttatttgaaggaacgcctcctcccatatgtacctacccggaccttaagatcatctacaggggcccttctccgtgagcccctgccaaaggaagtgaggcaggtggctactaggaggagggctttctccgctgtggcaccccggttgtggaatgagctccccagagaggtccgcctggcgcctacactgtactcctttcgtcgccagctgaagacctttttattcactcagtattttaacacttaattttaacttaaatttaaattatactgttttaactctgtattttaaccttatatcaattttgctgcgtggttttatcctggttgtgctttttatattgtattttgtatttgtatttttaacttgttggttgttttatgatgattttaatttttgtgaaccgcccagagagcttcggctattgggcggtataaaaatgtaataaataaataaataaataaatagcaagaccctgccgcataggcttactcctgcacctttaactgttgtgacgaagagggaatttcaccaggttctccatatatacaaatgacacctgctgaaattcccttttctatgccactgttaaagatacaggagccctgtcctctttttcatagggtcaccctatcaaacaGTGATCTTTGGTGTATTGCAAGGATGTTACAAGAACACAAACGTCCCTGTTTCATCAGGGAAatgctggcgccctccagatgtgttggactacaactcctatcatccccctcCTGATgggaggatgataggagttgtagtccatctggagggcgccaggttggagaaggctggttccCCACACCCCCCAAGCCAGGTATGGTAAAGGCAACAGTCGGTGTGTTGGAGCTGAGGACATAAGGACAGATGTTTAGTGCACTGGAGCCACTTCCCAAAGAAGAAGTTGGCAACTATAGGTGATGATAAAAGAAAGGCTGTGGGAGGGCTGGCCTTTGCCCACAAGAAACATGGCGGCGCTCTTGTCTGTTCGGTAGAGAGAAAGTCTACGAACGCCGGAAGTTGTCGACTGAAGCCGCTGCCCGTTACTAAGATGGTGCTCATCGGATGTTAGCCCCACACCTAGCTGACGCAAACCGGAAGTCGCGTGTTatagtttatatttatatattttgtgtGTATTTGCATATCTTCTTACAAAAGAATCTAAAAAATGATGTGGGGTGGGTGGTTGTGGGGGTGGGTGCGCGTAACGTCAGCAGCCCCTCCTCAAGATGGCGCCGCCAAGAGCCCCCCACTTTTCCCTCCCCAAAATGGCGGCggccggaagtgtaggccgctcCCCTCACGACGTCTCGGTTGAGGAAGCCGCCCGGCGGGACGAGGCGGGGCCTGCGCCGCTTGGTGGTTTCCGCCCCGTCGGGCTATATGGGcggcggaggggaggggggaggagacgGAAGGGCAGAGGTACCCCGGCGCGCATGCGCCGATCTCCATGGCGAGGAAAGGGGGTGAAAGAGACCGAGGGGAGCCCAGGTAAAGGCGACCCCCCTCCGCGGTGGcttcttggggggagggggagatggggggagggggagaaagctcCGTACCTGTACGGGGGGCCAAGGTGAGAAAGATAGGGAAGGGGTTCTGGATTGGGCctagctctttctctccccccccccagtgagtgTGGGTTTGGCCTGGGGGGGGCAGCCCTTtcttctccatcccccccccccataacttcTCAAACCAGAAGCGCCTATTTCCCTGTCCTCACTGACAGAATGGGAGGGGGGCTTcttgcccttccccccccccagccttacTTCCTCAAAGGATTTGGGAGGGGGcgtcttgcccccccccccaccctcaattCCCCTCAGTACttgagccccctcccctccccctaatATATCATTTATAAAAATTGAACACCTGCAtgtacacacagatacacacacgcacacacacgttacttgtatttattttttgaataCAGCTGTGCtgtagcagatttatttatttatttatttatttatttagaatatttatataccgctccccattgaacaatttcggagcggtgtacaagataaaatgaaaaataaaaacagaatgaaacagttaaaacaaaatttaaaagaagcagagataaacagagattcaaggctgcatattaaggaaaggcttcttggaataaagatgttttcaggaggggccaaaaggagtacaaggttggcacctgcttgacctccagaggcagggagttccacaggaggggggccaccatgctgaaggctctgcccTTGGTGGGCTCCAGTCGGAGgttggatctaggtggaaccaccaggagcaggccctcggatgacctcagtgaccgggcaggtgggtaggggagaaggcgctctctcaggtatcctggtcccaagttgtttagggctttgtacacaagtacaagaactttaaacctggcccggtagcgaataggcagccagtgcagttccctcagcagaggagttccatgctggaaaggggaagCTCCAGACAActgccgagctgcagcgttctgcactagctccagcttccggagcagcttcaagggcagccccacatagagcgcgttgcagtaatccagccttgaggttaccaatgcctgtaccactgtgtcCAACCTATAATAACAGTAATATAGTATGTTGCCCCTTATGGATCTGTATGAGGTTTTttttgggccctccagatgttgggggacccccacccccatcatccctcactattggctatgctgacctagggctgatgggagtattttgttatttctttattatagCCTTTTTATCTCCCCTTTTAGCTAAAAAGGCTCCCAAGGCGGCGAACAgagatatttcttaagacagcccCAGCCCCCTGCTCACAGGTTTGCAATCTAAGAAAAACCATATACAAAAAGAAGGGATTGGGCGGGGAAGGAAATGTAGGCCCTGGGTTCTTAGTCGCACAGTTCAGCAACTAAGTCCAGCTgccgcttcctctccctctaatagtccCACACAGATCCAGGCGCGATGGAGGGATGCCCGGCTGCAACTTCTTCCTCTGACGGCCCCAGctaagacagttggtagcaggaaggaaggTGGAGCTGCATCTGGGCATGgtggaacatctggaggaccacaaatccCCCTCCCCGTCCCAAGTTTCATAAGCAAAAACTACCAggtcccttcctccaaggagcttacaaaCTAGGGGCAACTGGTGTCCCTCTAGATGCTTTAGCCAGTGGCAAGGGATTGTGGGAATCATAGGCCATCTacctatttatttgttgtttttgtgtgacatttatatctcgcctttcttcaaaggagcccaaggtggcatacataacccttcTCTCCTCCAtagtatcctcacaacaaccctgtgaggctgcGAGCTGGTGACCGGCCGAAAGTCACAACCTGGGACTTGCTCTccccactacactgcactggcttGGGCTGGTGGTAGTTGTCAAGTTGCTTACCCAAGTAGGGACATGATAGCAAGAGACAAACAATGGAGGATCTGGAGCTCGGTGGTCATGCAGAAATCCCCATGTTCAGTTCAGTGAAATTGAAATGATCCAGTGAAGAGGGATGAAGTAGCAGATTATGGGAAAAGAcaccccccttcctctctctctctctctctctgcctgagagctTGGAATAGTAGCTGCCAGTCACAGTGGATAAAACTTGGCTAGATGGAGATGACTTGACCTGTAGAAGGCAGTTACAAAGTGGTTTTCCTCAGCTATGTGTTTAATCCCCCTTTATtctgatcctgtgtgtgtgtgtaaatggatcCCTGCTGTACCCCATCCTCCAAtacagggtgggtttttttcataCAATGCTGTCAGTATATGTAGTCCTTTGCGGAGTAATATAAAACAGGACAGTATAAATGTTAAAACTTTATAAATATATTGTCTTTCCGCGCTGCCCTTTCCCTTAAagctgcatttctctctcctgaGGCAGCTCTGGTTGATCGCTCTGCCTTGGGTGCTTGCTTCAGTGTCATTATTTTACCGAGCAGAATTACATCTAACCATTTTAAAAAGACCAGGACAGGTTCTTGTCCCAAAGACATTACAATCGAAACCGTGGCGCTGTCTCT comes from Elgaria multicarinata webbii isolate HBS135686 ecotype San Diego chromosome 21, rElgMul1.1.pri, whole genome shotgun sequence and encodes:
- the ARHGAP30 gene encoding rho GTPase-activating protein 30 isoform X2, which produces MSLAMKARQRARRKGAAKDRVFGCDLVEHLQLSGQDVPQVLKSCTEFVEYHGVVDGIYRLSGVSSNIQKLRQEFDTDRSPDLNKDVYLQDIHCVSSLCKAYFRELPNPLLTYQLYDKFAEAVAIPMEEGRLEKIKEVLKELPSPHYRTLEFLMKHLVHMASFSAQTNMHVRNLAIVWAPNLLRSKDIEASGFNGTAAFMEVRIQSIVVEFILTHVEQIFGDAPLRVSSRESLRKSLHLMGSPVTLPEEKYSFSYNVPAVLNQGDGPPQMRPYHTIIEFQDSKKGSIKAKKWKSIFNLGRSSNDSKRKSSKLEDKDDKAGKMRLRPAKSMDSLSSLPCSSDDHTQLGRKKSQKQLTLCRESFDGPVSLDNCFLESDEGPDKVKAEEMQGESEGEATAKSEPTTPKASRSSLVGVAPQGRSPKATRSRAEKCAGVHISGPFSVTVPFHITSNLTLSRLTQGLECPALSRCALEKEALETLAANGEGSSEQQEAEGKLTPTADTDKEEPAKEDATVEDENQMSMEVQDSFSFLDSPDAWLGDTLDDSQPWKNANMVSDFAGCGINTFPATEDDMGSGFMNEMIGGGMELEMFSTVPPLDYLSIEDCMNEHSEEEDDQYYLAMGIAEGEEPSKEVDNEEVYLSAFDDLSPLASELQHFQQPEEDQAPNFPPPDSVLEDQPFSLVGWTLAQSGTEPQLGRRLAHDLELSHLHLDPELANPPAEVIWLSRSNSNELEMQVKDGARSATPEPVLSLLQGEGADAGGGNGVLVQAGGLVQSAGPDGTPDLSCQRSPVLECENQPELEDEWQLTAQIASEAEQVEWPPCMEADGSTPEVAGTSGQDMACGLSFQEPEQLQSAEAALRPQSAEAPSSLEEVSGVELPALLGNRSEKDPFESSWKLPARSLAWDPEQAASSGADVPLPDVDSDSSSLAVSSPKSYPGSLPHKLQPAPPVGAEDALKSDPSDGSVHMKLTSSTIRVQQVKSFPVVPPKPQFAKVPPSLTPRTPTKESSAVWPNPPPAKNGGSEVKGGSLHRALRPTSLDTYCSAAGLEKRPEALLPPSEAPTPSANHGGDSEALPKQRSSMPVCLERYGRDGESGGDVAPKPLRSPPEKCSFWARGGEPNSDDLHLAKSSLPERSSDERSGHTKSQENASGPSPRPASVPALTEKPAGVEACEASPQKQRWATWRNGGSMSFDEAVALAKERHVAQAPMRRMQTYCYGDAEGPHGPGRAEKHPPQPKPALKPLGQRPLRPLSCLGTATPPEALASGKPLLTQALVDAGPEGPPPPSWDAHSFPPDLPARRRLSLPRIGRCPSLSEEASHALPQERR